One window from the genome of Hypanus sabinus isolate sHypSab1 chromosome 16, sHypSab1.hap1, whole genome shotgun sequence encodes:
- the LOC132406206 gene encoding uncharacterized protein LOC132406206 isoform X2: MSITMPRVSLYQSRGKVEQIPCPQPLNVNLLVSRCLSIGLGSSVKRPVATVAKTRSNWRASLQHSTLPAIKSLPNSQLAEVRRGGEHGNSETRPVFAQPLPPSNVQRITVDLRSALARVHEPCEHNDETLDEHTVLEEVGRGVSPNAGDTSAFDRSQQPADTGNWKPDPHPKSGKSRSNERSFERLKIKMPLPPIANRPSEREPAPRAPLTSSAHNPKVGLLQVTKDGALANPDHDFQSARRQGNQLVPFPKIFLTTSPSNVSVRAECASRRERTLTNLHVKGIDQSFEQSVEDSTIPFHQLLHQMRKRTSSANHVLITEVLKCLREELWLTSPKPKCGQNEDAIGPLYNRRSIPFYRRAENRLDGQARCIYQSSPLRRNKSPVKLSLSKNRSL, encoded by the exons ATGTCGATCACAATGCCAAGGGTCAGTCTGTACCAGAGCCGGGGAAAGGTCGAGCAGATTCCGTGCCCCCAACCACTGAATGTCAACCTGCTGGTGAGCCGCTGTCTCAGCATCGGTCTCGGGTCATCAGTGAAACGCCCAGTCGCCACAGTGGCCAAAACCAGGAGTAACTGGCGAGCCAGCCTGCAGCATTCCACCTTACCAGCCATTAAATCTCTCCCAAACTCTCAGCTAGCAGAAGTGAGGCGTGGTGGGGAACACGGTAACTCGGAAACACGACCTGTCTTTGCACAACCTCTGCCTCCCAGCAACGTGCAGAGGATCACCGTTGACCTTCGATCAGCTTTAGCCAGGGTCCATGAGCCCTGCGAGCACAACGATGAGACCCTGGACGAACACACCGTGTTGGAAGAGGTGGGCAGGGGCGTTTCACCCAACGCCGGAGACACGTCGGCGTTTGACAGAAGTCAGCAGCCGGCAGACACCGGTAACTGGAAACCGGATCCACACCCAAAGTCTGGAAAAAGTCGAAGTAACGAAAGGTCCTTTGAACGTTTGAAAATCAAAATGCCCTTGCCACCCATAGCGAACCGTCCCAGTGAACGGGAACCGGCTCCCAGGGCCCCTCTCACTTCCTCGGCTCACAACCCAAAGGTCGGCCTCCTCCAAGTCACTAAAGATGGTGCACTGGCAAACCCAGACCATGACTTCCAATCCGCCAGGCGCCAAGGTAACCAATTAGTCCCATTCCCGAAGATATTTCTAACAACTAGCCCGTCCAATGTCTCGGTGAGGGCTGAATGTGCATCGAGACGAGAG agaACCTTgaccaacctgcatgttaaagGAATAGATCAGAGTTTTGAGCAATCTGTTGAGGATTCTACAATCCCATTTCATCAGCTGCTACATCAGATGAGGAAAAGAACGTCCAGTGCAAACCATGTGCTGATTACAGAGGTACTGAAGTGTCTGAGGGAGGAACTGTGGTTAACATCACCAAAACCCAAATGTGGCCAGAACGA AGATGCTATTGGTCCTCTATACAACAGAAGAAGTATTCCATTCTATAGAAGGGCTGAGAACAGATTGGATGGTCAGGCAAGATGCATATATCAATCTTCTCCCTTGAGGAGAAATAAATCACCTGTCAAGCTCAGCTTGTCCAAAAACAGGTCATTGTAA
- the LOC132406206 gene encoding uncharacterized protein LOC132406206 isoform X1, producing the protein MSITMPRVSLYQSRGKVEQIPCPQPLNVNLLVSRCLSIGLGSSVKRPVATVAKTRSNWRASLQHSTLPAIKSLPNSQLAEVRRGGEHGNSETRPVFAQPLPPSNVQRITVDLRSALARVHEPCEHNDETLDEHTVLEEVGRGVSPNAGDTSAFDRSQQPADTGNWKPDPHPKSGKSRSNERSFERLKIKMPLPPIANRPSEREPAPRAPLTSSAHNPKVGLLQVTKDGALANPDHDFQSARRQGNQLVPFPKIFLTTSPSNVSVRAECASRRERTLTNLHVKGIDQSFEQSVEDSTIPFHQLLHQMRKRTSSANHVLITEVLKCLREELWLTSPKPKCGQNERDAIGPLYNRRSIPFYRRAENRLDGQARCIYQSSPLRRNKSPVKLSLSKNRSL; encoded by the exons ATGTCGATCACAATGCCAAGGGTCAGTCTGTACCAGAGCCGGGGAAAGGTCGAGCAGATTCCGTGCCCCCAACCACTGAATGTCAACCTGCTGGTGAGCCGCTGTCTCAGCATCGGTCTCGGGTCATCAGTGAAACGCCCAGTCGCCACAGTGGCCAAAACCAGGAGTAACTGGCGAGCCAGCCTGCAGCATTCCACCTTACCAGCCATTAAATCTCTCCCAAACTCTCAGCTAGCAGAAGTGAGGCGTGGTGGGGAACACGGTAACTCGGAAACACGACCTGTCTTTGCACAACCTCTGCCTCCCAGCAACGTGCAGAGGATCACCGTTGACCTTCGATCAGCTTTAGCCAGGGTCCATGAGCCCTGCGAGCACAACGATGAGACCCTGGACGAACACACCGTGTTGGAAGAGGTGGGCAGGGGCGTTTCACCCAACGCCGGAGACACGTCGGCGTTTGACAGAAGTCAGCAGCCGGCAGACACCGGTAACTGGAAACCGGATCCACACCCAAAGTCTGGAAAAAGTCGAAGTAACGAAAGGTCCTTTGAACGTTTGAAAATCAAAATGCCCTTGCCACCCATAGCGAACCGTCCCAGTGAACGGGAACCGGCTCCCAGGGCCCCTCTCACTTCCTCGGCTCACAACCCAAAGGTCGGCCTCCTCCAAGTCACTAAAGATGGTGCACTGGCAAACCCAGACCATGACTTCCAATCCGCCAGGCGCCAAGGTAACCAATTAGTCCCATTCCCGAAGATATTTCTAACAACTAGCCCGTCCAATGTCTCGGTGAGGGCTGAATGTGCATCGAGACGAGAG agaACCTTgaccaacctgcatgttaaagGAATAGATCAGAGTTTTGAGCAATCTGTTGAGGATTCTACAATCCCATTTCATCAGCTGCTACATCAGATGAGGAAAAGAACGTCCAGTGCAAACCATGTGCTGATTACAGAGGTACTGAAGTGTCTGAGGGAGGAACTGTGGTTAACATCACCAAAACCCAAATGTGGCCAGAACGA AAGAGATGCTATTGGTCCTCTATACAACAGAAGAAGTATTCCATTCTATAGAAGGGCTGAGAACAGATTGGATGGTCAGGCAAGATGCATATATCAATCTTCTCCCTTGAGGAGAAATAAATCACCTGTCAAGCTCAGCTTGTCCAAAAACAGGTCATTGTAA